A genomic window from Luteolibacter sp. LG18 includes:
- the hemC gene encoding hydroxymethylbilane synthase encodes MSETFTIGTRGSDLALAQAVSTEAALAAAFPGLQVVRNVIRTTGDRRTDVALSEVAKVEGVLDKGVFTKELEIALDAREIDLAVHSLKDVPTVLEDRFAIAAVLERAPIRDVLLTREGTALENLPAGAVVGTSSVRRARQLQWLRPDLKIIDLRGNVPTRLRKLAEEGAYDAIMLAEAGLVRLGYLPLHAAGKVEPLTGEDAVIATLHAERLPEDVFYPAAGQGAIGFEIRADDARARDIAEMIGHRDTWLRVVAEREFLRLLDAGCHTPVGVYTAIEHGQLHLKARVFPEQGGDPKTGDLSACTSDPLHAAFLLFESLS; translated from the coding sequence ATGAGCGAAACCTTCACCATCGGCACCCGCGGCAGCGATCTCGCGCTGGCCCAGGCCGTGTCCACCGAGGCCGCGCTGGCCGCCGCGTTTCCCGGCCTCCAGGTCGTCCGCAACGTGATCCGCACCACCGGCGACCGCCGCACCGACGTGGCCCTCAGCGAGGTGGCGAAGGTGGAGGGCGTGCTCGACAAGGGCGTCTTCACCAAGGAGCTGGAAATCGCCCTCGATGCCCGCGAGATCGACCTCGCCGTGCACAGCCTGAAGGACGTGCCGACCGTGCTGGAGGACCGCTTCGCCATCGCCGCCGTGCTCGAGCGCGCGCCGATCCGGGACGTGCTGCTCACCCGCGAGGGCACCGCCTTGGAAAACCTGCCCGCCGGGGCCGTGGTCGGCACCAGCAGCGTGCGCCGCGCCCGCCAGCTCCAGTGGCTGCGCCCGGACCTGAAGATCATCGATCTGCGCGGCAACGTGCCCACCCGCCTGCGGAAGCTGGCGGAGGAGGGGGCCTACGATGCCATCATGCTCGCGGAGGCCGGCTTGGTCCGCCTCGGCTACCTGCCGCTGCACGCCGCGGGCAAGGTCGAGCCGCTCACCGGCGAGGACGCCGTGATCGCCACGCTCCACGCCGAGCGCCTGCCGGAGGACGTTTTCTATCCCGCCGCGGGGCAGGGGGCCATCGGCTTCGAGATCCGCGCCGACGATGCCCGCGCCCGCGACATCGCCGAGATGATCGGCCACCGCGATACTTGGCTGCGGGTGGTGGCGGAGCGCGAGTTCCTGCGCCTGCTCGACGCCGGCTGCCACACCCCCGTGGGCGTCTACACCGCCATCGAGCACGGCCAGCTCCACCTCAAGGCCCGCGTTTTCCCCGAGCAGGGCGGCGACCCGAAAACCGGCGACCTTTCCGCCTGCACCTCCGATCCGCTCCACGCGGCCTTTCTCCTTTTCGAATCCCTTTCATGA
- the hemA gene encoding glutamyl-tRNA reductase codes for MELVCLGLNHRTAPVEVRERFAVGNTKLGEAAREIASIDGVSEGVVVSTCNRTEFYFAAADGGETLRRIEHDLVERHGLDDTVRDHFYRKEKSDAAEHLCRVVSGLDSMVLGETEIFGQVKQAYKAALEAGTTGGVLNRLFQKSFGVGKKVRTETSIQEGATSIGNVAVDLAEKIFGHLKDSEVMILGAGEMSRLTAQALVSRGARGIFVTNRSYDRAVELANETGGSAVRFDEWQKVLERVDVVISSTGAPHAIVHREEVEKVRRARKFRPLFFIDIAVPRDIDPAVGEIEEVYLYDIDTLEQLAEEARVRRQRQIEECERIIESELAKMNLPGT; via the coding sequence ATGGAACTGGTTTGTCTCGGCCTCAATCACCGCACCGCGCCCGTGGAGGTGCGCGAGCGCTTCGCCGTGGGCAACACCAAGCTCGGCGAGGCCGCCCGCGAGATCGCCTCGATCGACGGCGTCTCCGAGGGCGTGGTGGTGTCCACCTGCAACCGCACCGAGTTCTACTTCGCCGCGGCCGATGGCGGCGAAACGCTGCGCCGGATCGAGCATGACCTCGTCGAGCGCCACGGCCTGGATGACACGGTGCGCGACCACTTCTACCGCAAGGAAAAGTCCGATGCCGCCGAGCACCTGTGCCGCGTGGTCAGCGGGCTGGACTCGATGGTGCTCGGGGAGACCGAGATTTTCGGCCAGGTGAAGCAGGCCTACAAGGCGGCGCTGGAGGCCGGGACCACCGGCGGGGTGCTGAACCGCCTGTTCCAGAAGTCCTTCGGCGTGGGCAAGAAGGTCCGCACCGAGACATCCATCCAGGAGGGGGCGACCTCGATCGGCAATGTCGCCGTCGACCTTGCGGAAAAGATTTTCGGCCACCTCAAGGACAGCGAGGTGATGATCCTCGGTGCCGGGGAAATGAGCCGCCTCACCGCCCAGGCGCTCGTCTCGCGCGGTGCCCGCGGCATCTTCGTGACGAACCGGTCCTACGACCGCGCCGTGGAGCTCGCCAATGAGACCGGCGGCAGCGCCGTGCGCTTCGACGAGTGGCAGAAGGTGCTGGAGCGGGTGGACGTGGTCATTTCCTCCACCGGCGCGCCGCACGCCATCGTCCACCGCGAGGAGGTGGAGAAAGTCCGCCGCGCGCGGAAGTTCCGGCCGCTGTTCTTCATCGACATCGCCGTGCCGCGGGACATTGATCCGGCCGTCGGCGAGATCGAGGAAGTGTATCTCTACGACATCGACACGCTGGAGCAACTGGCCGAGGAGGCCCGCGTCCGCCGCCAGCGCCAGATCGAGGAATGCGAGCGCATCATTGAAAGCGAGCTCGCGAAGATGAACCTTCCCGGTACCTGA
- the ccsA gene encoding cytochrome c biogenesis protein CcsA yields the protein MDRYLLIVSTLLAAVGAVLGMMSVHHGIRSRWTVVWMVASFGCQLGFLALRGEARGACPLRDLGEILAFLAWSLTLFYFVVGPPYRLSLLGVFTAPVVVVFQSVALWPGVLASMPQRVAGGNPWGETHAAMSVLSYGALALAGVAGVMFLVLDHQLKEHHLKSGLFRNLPPVRELLESMVRLLWLGTALLTVGIVAGFIMPHTGGYGHFIAAVITWIGYCLLLGVKMVRGMTGRRFSLAAVGMFLISLTVFAFV from the coding sequence ATGGACCGCTATCTCTTGATCGTCTCGACCCTGCTCGCCGCCGTGGGCGCGGTGCTCGGGATGATGTCCGTGCACCATGGCATCCGCAGCCGCTGGACGGTGGTGTGGATGGTGGCGTCCTTCGGCTGCCAGCTCGGCTTCCTGGCGCTGCGCGGCGAGGCCCGCGGGGCGTGCCCGCTGCGGGACCTCGGGGAGATCCTGGCGTTCCTGGCGTGGTCGCTCACGCTGTTCTATTTCGTGGTCGGGCCGCCGTACCGGCTGTCCCTGCTCGGCGTTTTCACCGCGCCGGTGGTGGTGGTGTTCCAATCGGTCGCGCTCTGGCCCGGCGTGTTGGCCAGCATGCCGCAGCGGGTGGCGGGGGGAAATCCGTGGGGCGAAACCCACGCCGCGATGTCCGTGCTGTCCTACGGGGCGCTGGCCCTGGCCGGGGTGGCCGGGGTGATGTTCCTGGTGCTGGACCACCAGTTGAAGGAGCACCACTTGAAGAGCGGCCTGTTCCGGAACCTGCCGCCGGTCCGCGAGCTGCTGGAGTCGATGGTCCGCCTGCTGTGGCTGGGCACCGCGCTGCTCACCGTCGGGATCGTGGCCGGATTCATCATGCCCCACACCGGCGGCTACGGCCATTTCATCGCCGCGGTGATCACCTGGATCGGCTACTGCCTGCTGCTGGGGGTGAAGATGGTGCGCGGAATGACGGGCCGGCGGTTCTCGCTGGCGGCGGTGGGCATGTTCCTGATCTCTCTCACGGTTTTCGCTTTCGTCTGA
- the rpsU gene encoding 30S ribosomal protein S21, which produces MRGVNVKKGEPVDRALKRLKTKLDTEGILEEMRRRRAFETPTQRKARKLRSASKRNKIRWRFSNAPAASAEAPAEA; this is translated from the coding sequence ATGCGTGGAGTGAACGTCAAAAAAGGCGAACCCGTTGATCGCGCCCTGAAGCGCCTCAAGACCAAGCTTGATACCGAGGGTATCCTCGAGGAAATGCGCCGCCGCCGCGCATTCGAGACCCCGACCCAGCGCAAGGCCCGCAAGCTGCGCTCCGCCTCGAAGCGCAACAAGATCCGCTGGCGCTTCTCGAACGCTCCGGCCGCCTCCGCTGAAGCCCCCGCCGAAGCCTGA
- a CDS encoding FtsX-like permease family protein — protein sequence MPADSIRPLPRTLLGALLHPWTWRMAWRDSRSQRARLAIFSLAIVAGIAALVAIHSLKASVQTGIDTQAKSLLGSDLMVSSRQPIPADVVADLTARSKRAGNETSFSSMLYFASADTARLVQVRAFGGGYPFYGTVETEPADAWRRLQAEPGILLEPALLDQFQARVGDKVKLGSLELPILGTVKKAAPRSGRFGAFAPEAYVRPADLERSGLLGTTSMSTRALHLELPPGVDTKKLKESLRERFPDTAMRIESSEDRRETLGDALENFQRFLGILALASLVLGAIGVAAAVHAHVTRRGPAVAILRCLGCPGHLAFGIYFAQALALGFLGALTGAALGIALHSGVIVAFHDRLPIAVNATPEWWVVARTAAAGLAVCCGFALLPLLRIHGISPAATLRDGAVLERRGNWRVWPVYLLLVGLLVLLARLNDDHWKRALGMVAGLGVAFGVLLAVARLLVFFTRRVVRPSWPYLLRQGISNLHRPRNQTLLFLLSLGLGSFLLVTVLLVGNLIHQRLELRQFDESPNLYLVDVQPDQEPGVKALLAAQKLPVLESAPMVTMRIQSIRGVPVRELEAKKSVPKWAIRREFRSTYRDTLNATETIVAGEWKTKTEGPDQPVPLSLEEEIAKDLHVAVGDEMTLDVQGVPVKAHVTSLRKVDWSRFNLNFFMVFTPGVLEDAPGFHVVTTRVPAASSSGELQRAMVKQYPNVSAIDLTVVLETVRGILAKISMVVGVLAGFTVLAALPILAGTLLNGRDLRLRESALLRTLGASARQVRLILFTEYLTLGVLSALTGLVLAVGANAVLAKTVFKASPWPDGGLLTAAFVATSGLAVLGGLLLGRGVAKQPPLDLLRSGG from the coding sequence ATGCCCGCTGATTCCATCCGGCCGCTGCCGCGCACGCTGTTAGGCGCGCTGCTGCATCCGTGGACGTGGCGCATGGCGTGGCGGGACAGCCGCAGCCAGCGCGCGCGGCTCGCGATTTTCTCGCTGGCCATCGTCGCGGGTATCGCCGCGCTGGTGGCGATCCACTCGCTGAAGGCGAGCGTGCAGACCGGTATCGACACCCAGGCGAAGTCGCTGCTCGGCTCCGATCTCATGGTCTCCTCGCGCCAGCCGATCCCGGCGGACGTGGTGGCGGATCTCACCGCCCGGTCGAAGCGCGCGGGGAATGAGACCAGTTTCTCCTCGATGCTCTACTTCGCCTCCGCCGATACCGCGCGGCTGGTGCAGGTGCGCGCGTTCGGCGGCGGCTATCCATTCTACGGCACGGTGGAGACCGAGCCCGCGGACGCGTGGCGGCGCTTGCAAGCGGAGCCCGGCATCCTGCTCGAGCCCGCCTTGCTCGACCAGTTCCAGGCGCGGGTGGGGGACAAGGTGAAGCTCGGTTCGCTGGAGCTGCCGATCCTCGGCACGGTGAAGAAGGCCGCGCCGCGCAGCGGACGCTTCGGGGCCTTCGCGCCGGAGGCCTACGTGCGGCCCGCGGATCTGGAGCGCAGCGGCTTGCTCGGCACCACCAGCATGAGCACCCGCGCGCTGCACCTGGAGCTACCGCCCGGCGTGGACACGAAAAAGCTGAAGGAGTCGCTGCGCGAACGGTTTCCAGACACCGCGATGCGGATCGAATCGTCCGAGGACCGGCGTGAAACACTGGGCGACGCGCTGGAGAATTTCCAACGCTTCCTCGGCATCCTCGCGCTGGCGTCGCTGGTGCTCGGAGCCATCGGCGTGGCGGCGGCGGTCCATGCCCACGTCACCCGACGCGGACCGGCGGTGGCGATCCTGCGCTGCCTCGGCTGCCCGGGGCATCTCGCGTTCGGGATCTATTTCGCGCAGGCGCTCGCGCTCGGGTTCCTCGGCGCGTTGACCGGCGCGGCCCTCGGCATCGCGCTGCATTCCGGGGTGATCGTGGCGTTCCATGATCGACTGCCGATCGCGGTCAATGCCACGCCCGAATGGTGGGTGGTGGCCCGCACGGCGGCCGCCGGTCTGGCGGTGTGCTGCGGCTTCGCGCTGCTGCCGCTGCTGCGCATCCACGGGATCTCGCCCGCCGCCACCTTGCGCGATGGAGCGGTGCTGGAGCGTCGCGGAAACTGGCGGGTGTGGCCGGTGTATCTGCTGCTGGTGGGGCTGCTGGTCCTGCTGGCACGGTTGAATGACGACCACTGGAAGCGCGCGCTCGGCATGGTCGCCGGGCTCGGGGTGGCCTTCGGCGTGCTGCTCGCGGTGGCGCGGTTGCTGGTGTTTTTCACGCGTCGCGTGGTGCGGCCATCGTGGCCTTACCTGCTGCGGCAGGGCATTTCCAATCTCCACCGCCCGCGCAACCAAACGCTGCTGTTCCTGCTCTCGCTCGGGCTCGGCTCGTTCCTGCTCGTCACCGTGCTGCTGGTCGGGAACCTCATCCACCAGCGGCTGGAACTCCGGCAGTTCGATGAAAGCCCGAACCTCTATCTGGTCGATGTCCAGCCGGACCAGGAACCCGGCGTGAAGGCCCTGCTCGCCGCGCAGAAGCTGCCGGTGCTGGAAAGCGCGCCGATGGTCACCATGCGCATCCAATCGATCCGCGGCGTGCCGGTGCGCGAGCTGGAGGCGAAGAAGTCCGTGCCGAAATGGGCGATCCGCCGCGAGTTCCGCTCGACCTACCGGGACACGCTCAATGCCACCGAAACGATCGTGGCCGGCGAGTGGAAGACGAAGACCGAGGGGCCGGACCAACCGGTGCCGCTGTCCTTGGAAGAAGAAATCGCGAAGGATCTGCACGTGGCGGTGGGCGATGAGATGACGCTCGATGTCCAGGGGGTGCCGGTGAAGGCGCACGTGACCAGCCTGCGGAAGGTCGATTGGAGCCGCTTCAACCTGAACTTCTTCATGGTCTTCACCCCGGGCGTGCTGGAGGACGCGCCGGGATTCCACGTCGTCACCACCCGCGTTCCCGCCGCCTCGTCCTCGGGTGAACTCCAGCGGGCGATGGTCAAGCAGTATCCGAACGTCTCGGCCATCGACCTCACCGTGGTGCTGGAAACGGTGCGCGGCATCCTCGCGAAGATCTCGATGGTGGTGGGCGTGCTCGCCGGGTTCACCGTGCTCGCGGCGCTGCCGATCCTGGCGGGCACCTTGCTCAACGGCCGCGATCTGCGGCTGCGGGAAAGCGCGCTGCTGCGGACGCTCGGGGCCTCCGCGCGTCAGGTGCGGCTGATCCTCTTCACCGAGTATCTCACGCTTGGCGTGCTCTCCGCGCTCACCGGGCTGGTGCTGGCCGTGGGCGCGAACGCGGTGCTGGCGAAGACCGTCTTCAAGGCCTCGCCATGGCCGGATGGCGGGTTGTTGACGGCGGCCTTCGTGGCGACCTCAGGACTCGCGGTGCTCGGCGGACTCTTGCTCGGCCGCGGCGTGGCGAAACAGCCACCGCTGGACCTGCTGCGGAGCGGGGGATGA
- a CDS encoding ABC transporter ATP-binding protein, whose amino-acid sequence MTPSISDSADSTTALASVGAEPGSVNRPILEVRSLRKTYRNGGHELTVLRDVDLTLAPGDTCAIIGPSGSGKTTLLGLCAGLDDATAGSVSIDGQALETLDQDARAALRNRLVGFVFQNFQLIPTLTALENVLVPLELRGETGRQKDAVELLRQVGLGERLDHYPLQLSGGEQQRVALARAFIHRPKILFADEPTGNLDAETSGPIVEMLFRLNREAGTALVLVTHDPALAAKARRVVKMGGGAIIAEEEHAR is encoded by the coding sequence ATGACGCCATCCATTTCCGATTCAGCCGATTCCACCACCGCATTGGCCAGCGTAGGCGCGGAACCCGGGAGCGTCAACCGGCCCATCCTGGAGGTACGCTCGCTGCGGAAAACCTATCGGAACGGCGGCCACGAACTCACGGTGCTGCGCGATGTGGACCTCACGCTCGCGCCCGGCGACACCTGCGCGATCATCGGGCCGTCCGGCAGCGGCAAGACCACCTTGCTCGGCCTCTGTGCCGGGCTGGACGACGCCACCGCGGGCAGCGTGAGCATCGACGGGCAGGCGCTTGAAACGCTCGACCAGGATGCCCGCGCGGCCTTGCGGAACCGGCTCGTCGGCTTCGTGTTCCAGAACTTCCAACTCATCCCCACGCTCACCGCGCTGGAGAACGTGCTGGTGCCGCTCGAGCTTCGCGGCGAAACGGGTCGGCAAAAGGACGCGGTGGAGCTGCTCCGGCAGGTCGGCCTCGGCGAGCGGCTGGACCATTATCCGCTCCAGCTTTCCGGTGGCGAGCAGCAGCGCGTGGCATTGGCGCGGGCCTTCATCCACCGCCCGAAGATCCTCTTCGCGGATGAACCGACCGGCAACCTCGATGCCGAAACCAGCGGCCCGATCGTCGAGATGCTGTTCCGCCTCAACCGCGAGGCGGGCACGGCGCTGGTGCTGGTGACGCACGATCCCGCGCTGGCGGCGAAGGCGCGGCGGGTGGTGAAGATGGGCGGCGGAGCGATCATCGCGGAGGAGGAACATGCCCGCTGA
- a CDS encoding arylesterase: MASWGALALGLLGTNAPLLAEDAANANGTAGTAKPPGRVVVLGDSITAGYGLDDPEAAYPARLQKKVEAAKLPYTIVNAGVSGDTTSGGLRRIKWALGPGADVLVIALGGNDGLRGIQPKQTEDNLTAIIDQAREKAPGVTILLAGMQMPGNMGADYTTAFQALFPKVAKAKNVTLVPFLLEGVGGDPKLNQPDQIHPTAEGQKIVAENVWKVLEPVLKK, from the coding sequence ATGGCGTCATGGGGTGCTCTCGCGCTCGGGCTGTTGGGAACGAACGCCCCACTATTGGCCGAGGATGCGGCGAATGCAAATGGCACGGCGGGCACGGCGAAACCGCCGGGCCGCGTGGTCGTCCTCGGCGACAGCATCACCGCCGGTTACGGGCTCGATGATCCGGAAGCCGCCTATCCGGCCCGGCTCCAGAAGAAGGTGGAGGCCGCGAAACTCCCCTACACCATCGTCAACGCGGGCGTCAGCGGCGACACCACCTCGGGCGGCCTGCGCCGGATCAAGTGGGCGCTAGGCCCCGGCGCGGACGTGCTGGTCATCGCGCTCGGCGGCAACGACGGCCTGCGCGGCATCCAGCCGAAGCAAACGGAGGACAACCTCACCGCCATCATCGACCAGGCCCGCGAAAAGGCCCCCGGCGTCACCATCCTGCTCGCCGGCATGCAGATGCCCGGCAACATGGGCGCGGACTACACCACCGCCTTCCAAGCGCTGTTTCCGAAGGTGGCGAAGGCCAAAAACGTGACGCTCGTCCCCTTCCTGCTCGAAGGCGTGGGCGGCGATCCGAAGCTCAACCAGCCCGACCAGATCCACCCCACCGCCGAGGGCCAGAAGATCGTCGCCGAGAACGTGTGGAAGGTGCTCGAGCCGGTGTTGAAGAAGTAG
- a CDS encoding error-prone DNA polymerase, translated as MRTKPVFAGEFHARSAFSFLRGANAPDELVIRALELGYEALAITDHGGFYGSARAHKRAAFLKGDGCGVIRMNVGATWELADGSHLPVLCVNREGYQALSRGFTGFHLHGDSLVQPAPSGVIALTGDREGPVCRHLLRNDKGAALLAAEKLVAAFGRENVYVEIHRHGLRDEARLNRQLVDLAGHLRLRLLAGNAPLHADKADRLLSDAFTCLRHHMPLDGAGRLLAVNGERHLKSPAEMDALFADLPEALENTRHLRDRLEFTLEDLGYRFPDFPDEHGQPMTMADQTRKLRELAEAEFGRIHPRYTIEGWNQVAREIDLIHRLGFSGYFLTVHDIVRFARSQGILCQGRGSAANSVVCFTLGITSVDPIKNGLLFDRFLVEDQVAWPDVDIDFPSGVKRESVIQYVFGKYGERGAAMTANVITYRPRSAFREMSKVLGFPESLADRFSNEGSSSWKHKPATEAEKREDFEQRTSLFLPPSHPRSGALEKLYNAVLGKPRHLGQHSGGIIVCAGRLDAVVPIQRAAMPGRTVVQWDKDDGEDLGIVKIDLLGLGMLAAMEDMIEICGQRGTPRVLDGMELEDPAVFQMMQRADTIGTFQVESRAQMATLPLFRPNSYYDVAMQVAIIRPGPIVGDLVHPLIARRQGLEKVDCIHDDCREILERTYGIALFQEQVLLMARKMAGFDSRQADKLRRAIAFTRDDERMQRIEVELRKGMTERGHGEEVQEKMAEAISKFALYGFPESHALSFAYLAYASCWLKLYHPAAFYTGLINHQPMGFYSVHTLMQDAKHRGIRFLPVSVVNSGVATEVVEETVIRLGLHRVKGLSGDLLPRIVRAREGRAFDSLEDFLGRTRPKDKERRALAKAGALNDLPEVVHRRHALWQSELPLHGDLLRQESSSPVLSPMAMAERLGADMETQGASTGPHPMRLWRQSTELRLQRARDLDCQPDGMPVVVGGMVICRQRPGTAKGHCFISLEDETGIANLFVPKSTYDLFRLVIVTESFLLAEGRVQRRGESLPTVYVTAVRSLPGFDPAHGTTSHDFH; from the coding sequence ATGAGAACGAAACCGGTCTTCGCGGGCGAGTTCCACGCGCGTTCGGCGTTTTCGTTCCTGCGCGGGGCGAATGCGCCGGATGAGCTCGTCATCCGCGCGCTGGAGCTCGGTTACGAGGCCCTCGCGATCACGGACCACGGCGGATTTTACGGTTCGGCGCGCGCGCACAAGCGAGCGGCGTTTTTAAAAGGCGATGGCTGCGGCGTGATCCGCATGAATGTCGGAGCCACCTGGGAACTGGCGGATGGTTCGCATCTGCCGGTGCTGTGCGTGAACCGGGAGGGCTACCAAGCGCTCAGCCGCGGCTTCACCGGTTTCCATCTGCATGGGGATTCCCTGGTGCAGCCCGCGCCCTCCGGAGTGATCGCCTTGACCGGCGATCGCGAGGGGCCGGTGTGCCGGCATCTGCTGCGGAATGACAAGGGCGCGGCCCTGCTGGCGGCGGAGAAGCTGGTGGCGGCCTTCGGGCGGGAGAACGTGTACGTGGAAATCCATCGCCACGGGCTGCGGGATGAGGCGCGCCTGAACCGTCAGCTCGTCGATCTGGCCGGGCACCTGCGGCTGCGCCTGCTGGCGGGCAATGCCCCGCTGCATGCGGACAAGGCGGACCGTTTGCTCTCGGACGCCTTCACCTGCCTGCGCCATCACATGCCGCTGGATGGCGCGGGGCGGTTGCTGGCGGTGAATGGCGAGCGTCATTTGAAGTCACCCGCGGAGATGGACGCCCTGTTCGCCGATCTGCCCGAGGCGCTGGAGAACACGCGGCATTTGCGGGACCGGCTGGAGTTCACGCTGGAGGATCTCGGCTACCGCTTCCCGGACTTTCCCGACGAGCACGGCCAGCCGATGACGATGGCGGATCAGACGCGGAAACTGCGCGAGCTGGCGGAGGCGGAGTTCGGGCGGATCCATCCGCGCTACACCATCGAGGGCTGGAATCAGGTGGCGCGGGAGATCGACCTGATCCACCGGCTCGGGTTCTCCGGCTACTTCCTCACGGTGCATGACATCGTCCGCTTCGCGCGATCGCAGGGCATCCTGTGCCAGGGCCGCGGCTCGGCGGCGAACTCGGTGGTGTGTTTCACGCTCGGCATCACGTCGGTCGATCCCATCAAGAACGGCCTGTTGTTCGACCGCTTCCTGGTGGAGGACCAGGTGGCGTGGCCGGATGTGGACATCGATTTCCCGTCCGGGGTGAAACGCGAGTCGGTGATCCAATACGTCTTCGGGAAGTACGGCGAACGCGGGGCCGCGATGACCGCGAACGTCATCACCTACCGGCCGCGCTCGGCGTTCCGCGAGATGTCGAAGGTGCTCGGGTTTCCGGAATCCCTCGCCGACCGGTTTTCGAACGAGGGTTCATCGAGCTGGAAGCACAAGCCGGCGACGGAGGCGGAGAAGCGGGAGGACTTCGAGCAGCGGACCTCGCTGTTCCTGCCGCCGTCGCATCCGCGTTCCGGCGCGCTGGAAAAACTCTACAACGCCGTGCTCGGGAAGCCGCGCCACCTCGGCCAGCACTCCGGCGGCATCATCGTGTGCGCGGGGCGTCTGGATGCCGTGGTGCCGATCCAGCGCGCGGCGATGCCGGGCCGCACGGTGGTGCAGTGGGACAAGGACGATGGCGAGGACCTCGGCATCGTGAAGATCGACCTGCTCGGCCTCGGCATGCTGGCGGCGATGGAGGACATGATCGAGATCTGCGGGCAACGCGGCACGCCGCGCGTGCTGGATGGCATGGAGCTGGAGGACCCGGCGGTGTTCCAGATGATGCAGCGCGCGGACACCATCGGCACCTTCCAGGTGGAGTCCCGCGCGCAGATGGCCACGCTGCCGTTGTTCCGGCCGAACTCCTACTACGATGTCGCCATGCAGGTGGCGATCATCCGGCCGGGGCCGATCGTGGGCGATCTGGTGCATCCCTTGATCGCGCGGCGGCAGGGGCTGGAGAAGGTCGATTGCATCCATGACGATTGCAGGGAGATCCTGGAGCGGACGTATGGGATCGCCTTGTTCCAGGAGCAGGTGCTGCTGATGGCGCGGAAGATGGCGGGGTTCGACAGCCGGCAGGCGGACAAACTCCGCCGTGCGATCGCGTTCACCCGGGACGATGAGCGCATGCAGCGGATCGAGGTGGAACTGCGGAAGGGGATGACGGAGCGAGGCCACGGCGAGGAGGTGCAGGAGAAAATGGCGGAGGCGATCAGCAAGTTCGCCCTCTACGGCTTCCCGGAGAGCCACGCGTTGTCGTTCGCCTACCTCGCCTATGCATCGTGCTGGCTGAAGTTGTATCACCCCGCGGCCTTCTACACCGGGCTTATCAACCACCAGCCGATGGGCTTCTATTCGGTCCACACGCTGATGCAGGATGCGAAGCACCGTGGCATCCGCTTCCTTCCGGTATCGGTGGTGAACAGCGGAGTGGCGACGGAGGTGGTGGAGGAAACGGTGATCCGCCTGGGGCTGCACCGCGTGAAGGGCTTGTCCGGGGATCTCCTGCCGCGGATCGTGCGGGCGCGGGAAGGGCGCGCGTTTGATTCGCTGGAGGATTTCCTCGGACGGACGCGGCCGAAGGACAAGGAACGCCGCGCGCTGGCGAAGGCCGGTGCCTTGAACGATCTGCCGGAGGTGGTGCACCGTCGCCATGCCCTGTGGCAATCCGAGCTGCCGCTCCACGGCGATCTATTGCGGCAGGAAAGCTCATCGCCGGTGTTGTCGCCGATGGCGATGGCGGAGCGGCTGGGCGCGGACATGGAAACGCAGGGAGCGTCCACCGGTCCGCATCCGATGAGGTTGTGGCGGCAATCGACGGAGCTGCGCTTGCAGCGGGCGCGGGATCTCGATTGCCAGCCGGACGGCATGCCGGTGGTGGTGGGTGGGATGGTGATCTGTCGACAGCGGCCCGGCACGGCGAAGGGGCATTGCTTCATCAGCCTGGAGGACGAGACCGGCATCGCGAACCTGTTCGTGCCGAAGTCGACCTATGACCTGTTCCGGTTGGTGATCGTCACCGAGTCGTTTCTGCTCGCGGAGGGCCGCGTGCAGCGGCGGGGCGAAAGCTTGCCGACGGTGTATGTCACCGCGGTCCGTTCCCTGCCGGGATTCGATCCCGCGCACGGGACGACCTCGCATGATTTTCATTAG